The following proteins are co-located in the Sulfitobacter guttiformis genome:
- a CDS encoding ABC transporter ATP-binding protein, translating into MSAFLEIADVSRLFGPKLTTGEKIAAKLGATVETRSVRAVSDVTLSVRKGETLGLVGESGCGKSTLGRLIAGILPPTTGTVTIDGAPVMVKGKKITTRVQTVFQDPFASLDPRMKVGATVAEGPIAHGLTTKADAKEYVAEWFTRVGLDPEWVDRYPHQFSGGQRQRIAIARALAMQPDVLICDEPVASLDVSIQAQIINLFLELTKGLDLTCVFISHDLSVIQHVSDRVAVMYLGRIVELGPVADVFGKPAHPYTAALFGSVPKLVLDAEELVRFDTIEGEVPSPLSPPSGCYYHPRCPLATEACRTAQPETQILPDNRAVACYHFAQQLDAAKDSSGA; encoded by the coding sequence ATGAGCGCGTTTCTGGAGATTGCGGATGTCAGCCGCCTGTTCGGCCCCAAACTGACCACCGGCGAGAAAATCGCGGCAAAGCTGGGCGCAACTGTCGAGACCCGCTCGGTGCGGGCGGTATCGGATGTGACCCTGTCGGTCAGAAAGGGCGAGACACTTGGGCTGGTGGGGGAGTCGGGGTGCGGGAAGTCTACGCTAGGACGGCTGATCGCAGGGATACTGCCGCCAACCACCGGCACAGTAACAATCGACGGCGCGCCGGTGATGGTAAAAGGCAAAAAGATTACAACTCGTGTGCAGACCGTCTTTCAGGATCCGTTCGCAAGCCTTGATCCACGTATGAAAGTAGGCGCTACGGTTGCCGAGGGGCCGATTGCCCATGGGCTCACGACGAAAGCGGATGCCAAAGAATACGTCGCAGAGTGGTTCACCCGTGTGGGTCTGGATCCGGAATGGGTAGACCGCTATCCGCACCAGTTCTCCGGTGGTCAGCGACAGCGCATTGCAATTGCCCGTGCACTAGCAATGCAGCCTGATGTTCTCATTTGTGACGAGCCTGTTGCCTCGCTCGATGTGTCGATACAGGCGCAGATCATCAATTTATTTCTGGAGTTGACCAAGGGGCTGGATCTGACTTGTGTCTTTATCAGTCATGATCTGTCAGTTATCCAACACGTCAGTGATCGCGTGGCAGTTATGTATCTGGGCAGGATCGTCGAGCTTGGGCCGGTGGCGGATGTATTTGGTAAGCCTGCACATCCCTATACCGCCGCCTTGTTCGGAAGTGTGCCGAAGCTGGTTCTGGATGCTGAAGAACTGGTGCGGTTCGATACCATCGAGGGGGAAGTGCCATCGCCTCTGTCGCCGCCATCAGGGTGCTATTATCATCCACGTTGCCCACTCGCGACCGAGGCGTGTCGGACAGCGCAGCCCGAAACGCAAATTTTGCCCGACAATCGCGCCGTCGCCTGCTACCACTTCGCGCAGCAGCTCGACGCCGCAAAAGATAGCAGCGGGGCGTAG
- a CDS encoding ABC transporter permease produces MSADRSPLGRFWVEYRENRIAVVALGVVVLMVLTALFAGVISPQNPYDLANLSLMDSRRPPGFVGSGGYTHLLGTDPQGRDLLSAIFYGLRISIQIGLAAGLVSLSIGTTLGILAAYLGGRIETLIMRLVDLQLSFPAILLALVIVALLGQGKAQLIGALVAAQYAYFARTAYGAAKAERGKDYIEAALATPLSSRIVVWRHMLPNCAPPLIVVATVQIANSISLEATLSFLGLGLPVTEPSLGMLISNGFPYMMSGRYWISVYPGVALIILIVAINIVGDQVRDQFNPRLRK; encoded by the coding sequence ATGAGCGCCGATCGGAGCCCGCTTGGGCGTTTCTGGGTCGAGTACCGCGAAAATAGAATTGCCGTGGTGGCCCTTGGCGTTGTCGTTCTGATGGTCCTCACCGCACTTTTTGCCGGTGTAATTTCGCCGCAGAACCCCTATGATCTTGCGAACCTGTCGCTAATGGACAGCCGACGACCGCCGGGCTTTGTAGGCTCGGGCGGCTATACCCACCTTCTTGGTACTGATCCGCAGGGGCGGGATTTGTTGTCGGCTATATTTTATGGTCTGCGCATCTCGATACAGATCGGCCTTGCCGCAGGCCTTGTCTCGCTGAGCATTGGCACGACGCTGGGCATTCTCGCCGCCTATCTGGGCGGAAGGATCGAGACGCTGATCATGCGACTGGTCGATCTTCAGCTATCGTTCCCTGCAATCTTGCTGGCTTTGGTGATTGTTGCCTTGCTGGGGCAAGGTAAGGCTCAGTTGATAGGTGCGTTGGTTGCCGCGCAATACGCGTATTTTGCCCGTACTGCCTATGGCGCCGCAAAGGCGGAGCGTGGCAAAGATTACATCGAGGCGGCACTCGCCACACCGCTTAGCTCCCGCATCGTTGTGTGGCGGCACATGTTGCCAAACTGCGCGCCGCCGCTGATCGTGGTGGCCACTGTACAAATCGCCAATTCGATTTCGCTTGAAGCCACGCTCAGCTTCCTCGGTTTGGGTCTGCCCGTGACCGAGCCATCGCTGGGAATGCTGATCTCGAATGGCTTCCCTTACATGATGAGCGGGCGCTACTGGATCTCTGTCTATCCTGGTGTGGCCTTGATCATTCTGATCGTGGCAATCAACATTGTGGGCGATCAGGTCCGCGACCAGTTTAACCCGAGGTTGCGCAAATGA
- a CDS encoding GntR family transcriptional regulator gives MSSPVENIHPLSGGVIQNLTDMLRRDISLGVFAPGTKLKISHVQKEYAVSAASAREALSQLSGEGYVQAVEQRGFFVTEMSEERLLDNARVRAELEALGLIWSIARQTSEWRASVVSAHYLLQEAESALQTSFRDNIIAWDERNREFHLALVSNAGSPVLLEMIGARYDLTRRFRLQAYAVDLAENTALARLQQSADEHAAIAEATLSLDAEQGAALLKAHISKNLLKSG, from the coding sequence ATGTCGTCACCGGTCGAAAATATCCATCCTCTCTCGGGTGGCGTAATCCAGAACCTCACCGATATGCTTCGGCGTGATATTTCTTTGGGGGTCTTCGCCCCCGGCACAAAACTAAAGATCTCGCACGTCCAGAAAGAATATGCTGTCAGCGCCGCCTCGGCCCGCGAAGCGCTTTCACAGCTCAGCGGTGAAGGTTATGTTCAGGCTGTCGAACAGCGCGGTTTTTTCGTCACCGAAATGTCCGAGGAACGACTCTTGGACAATGCCCGCGTCCGCGCCGAGCTTGAGGCACTAGGATTGATATGGTCGATTGCGCGCCAGACATCCGAATGGCGCGCTTCTGTTGTCTCAGCGCACTACCTGCTCCAAGAGGCAGAGTCAGCGCTCCAGACATCGTTTCGCGACAATATCATCGCGTGGGACGAGCGTAACCGCGAGTTCCACCTTGCCCTCGTATCCAACGCAGGATCGCCCGTCCTTCTCGAAATGATTGGCGCACGATATGATCTGACGCGGCGGTTCCGCCTTCAGGCATATGCGGTGGATCTGGCGGAAAACACAGCGCTTGCGCGCTTGCAACAAAGCGCGGACGAGCACGCCGCCATTGCCGAAGCGACGCTGTCTCTTGATGCCGAGCAGGGTGCTGCATTGCTAAAAGCGCATATCAGCAAAAACCTTTTAAAGAGCGGATAG
- a CDS encoding SDR family NAD(P)-dependent oxidoreductase: MYRTVIIGASGEIGAAMVQAALARGDVVAALDLVGPEQGGCAHTGSIDITSLANVREALGRCRDALGGIDVLINAAGIMTKGALHETTDADFARVLDVNLSGAFRLTQTAADLMGADGGAILHTSSIHALRGAQNRIAYAASKGGITALVQAAASELGPLGITINAVAPGPVGRGMGSQPEDRRRAISRVPLMRVAEAAEVAAAAMFLTSAGGRFITGHVLPVDGGAGATFFAGPTAAMSLVE; this comes from the coding sequence ATGTACCGCACGGTTATCATAGGAGCAAGCGGTGAAATCGGTGCCGCAATGGTGCAGGCCGCTTTGGCGCGTGGTGACGTTGTTGCAGCACTCGATCTTGTGGGGCCCGAGCAGGGCGGCTGTGCGCACACAGGTAGTATTGATATTACCAGCCTTGCGAATGTCCGCGAAGCGCTCGGAAGGTGCCGCGATGCGCTGGGCGGAATCGATGTGTTGATCAATGCGGCAGGTATCATGACCAAGGGGGCGCTGCATGAAACAACAGATGCGGATTTCGCACGGGTTCTGGATGTCAATCTGAGCGGTGCGTTTAGATTGACCCAGACTGCGGCGGATTTGATGGGGGCAGATGGTGGCGCAATTTTGCACACGTCCTCCATTCACGCGCTGCGCGGCGCGCAAAACCGTATCGCCTATGCCGCGTCTAAAGGCGGGATAACAGCTTTGGTTCAGGCTGCGGCATCCGAATTGGGCCCGCTGGGCATCACGATTAATGCTGTCGCTCCAGGTCCAGTGGGGCGCGGCATGGGATCACAACCCGAAGACCGTAGGCGTGCGATTTCCCGTGTCCCGCTTATGCGGGTGGCCGAAGCGGCAGAAGTTGCGGCTGCTGCGATGTTCCTGACCTCTGCTGGCGGGCGCTTTATTACTGGACATGTTCTACCCGTCGACGGAGGGGCGGGTGCAACTTTCTTTGCAGGACCGACTGCTGCAATGAGCCTTGTGGAATAG
- a CDS encoding TAXI family TRAP transporter solute-binding subunit yields the protein MKTLFRTTVAAAALATLAGTFASAETRITYKSAKVGSSYYQMGVELAEAMKAGTDGEITVTIEESQGSVQNVMEAKARGGDYVFTTPPALVGLAQAGKAMFEDKGDPAFAEIRALFPIPSLTMHFVMSADSGITDLTGMDGKTILLGKGSFGATEGEKYLELFGLTDKVTIADAELSNAVAALKNGQIDGFVTAGSWPAPNVIEAAASTPVTILSLTEAQIAETKRTTLTIPAGTYAGQDTDIVTTSLPVVAYTTTAMDDDTAYQLTKTFWDSKAKLGGSSPWWNGVDEALMGTIEGQIHPGAVRYYTEAGVALTDAQK from the coding sequence ATGAAGACACTATTTAGAACAACGGTGGCTGCGGCTGCTCTTGCAACACTTGCAGGCACGTTTGCATCCGCTGAAACGCGTATCACCTATAAGTCGGCAAAGGTCGGCTCGTCCTATTACCAGATGGGCGTCGAATTAGCGGAAGCTATGAAAGCCGGCACAGACGGCGAAATCACCGTTACCATCGAGGAAAGCCAAGGGTCCGTCCAGAACGTGATGGAGGCCAAAGCCCGTGGCGGCGATTATGTCTTTACGACACCGCCAGCCCTTGTCGGTCTTGCGCAGGCAGGAAAGGCAATGTTCGAAGACAAGGGCGATCCGGCATTCGCCGAAATCCGCGCCCTGTTTCCGATCCCGTCTTTGACCATGCATTTTGTCATGTCGGCGGACAGCGGGATAACGGATCTAACAGGCATGGATGGTAAGACAATCTTGCTCGGCAAAGGCTCGTTCGGGGCAACGGAGGGCGAAAAGTATCTTGAGCTTTTCGGCCTTACCGACAAGGTTACGATCGCTGATGCGGAGTTGTCTAACGCCGTTGCAGCCCTCAAGAACGGCCAGATCGACGGATTTGTGACGGCAGGCTCATGGCCTGCGCCAAACGTGATCGAGGCAGCTGCATCAACGCCAGTCACCATTCTATCGCTCACCGAGGCACAGATCGCGGAGACAAAGCGTACCACCCTGACCATTCCTGCAGGCACATATGCAGGGCAGGATACGGACATTGTTACAACCTCGCTGCCGGTTGTCGCCTACACCACCACCGCAATGGATGATGACACTGCCTATCAGCTGACCAAGACGTTCTGGGACAGCAAGGCAAAGCTGGGCGGAAGCTCCCCTTGGTGGAACGGCGTTGACGAAGCGCTGATGGGCACGATTGAAGGCCAAATCCACCCCGGTGCCGTGCGGTATTATACCGAGGCAGGCGTCGCGCTGACCGACGCACAGAAATAG
- a CDS encoding ABC transporter permease, with protein sequence MLGFVIQRFLQACGVMAVMSVIVFFGVYAIGNPIDIVIPPDATQEIREEAIRRLGLDRPLFEQYFTFVGNLLQGDLGRSFVYNMPVLELIGGRLPATLELVLISVISATVLGVSLGIYAGYRPDSWISKTIMAVSVLGFSVPSFWVGLILILFFAVNLGWLPAGGRGETVMIWGVAWSFPTLNGLSHIALPAVNLALFKLAMMIRLARAGTREIMLTDTIKFARAAGLSEGTILRRHLLKLISIPIITVFGLELGSTLAFAVVTETIFSWPGVGKLIIDSIAVLDRPVMVAYLILVAFLFVTINFVIDLVFALIDPRVRKGASA encoded by the coding sequence ATGCTCGGTTTTGTTATCCAGCGCTTTTTACAGGCCTGTGGCGTGATGGCCGTGATGTCAGTCATCGTATTCTTTGGCGTGTACGCCATCGGGAACCCGATCGACATTGTGATCCCGCCCGACGCAACACAAGAAATTCGCGAGGAAGCAATCCGCAGGCTTGGCCTCGACCGACCGTTGTTCGAACAGTACTTTACCTTTGTCGGTAATCTGTTGCAGGGCGATCTGGGCCGCTCGTTTGTCTACAACATGCCCGTTCTGGAGCTGATCGGCGGGCGACTGCCTGCGACGCTAGAACTGGTGCTAATCTCTGTAATTTCCGCCACAGTGCTGGGTGTCAGCCTTGGCATTTATGCCGGCTACCGCCCTGACAGTTGGATATCAAAAACTATCATGGCGGTATCTGTGTTGGGCTTTTCTGTCCCGTCATTTTGGGTGGGCCTTATCCTCATCCTGTTCTTTGCGGTCAATCTGGGGTGGCTACCTGCTGGCGGGCGCGGTGAAACTGTGATGATCTGGGGTGTGGCGTGGTCTTTCCCGACCCTCAACGGATTGTCGCACATTGCCCTCCCTGCTGTGAACCTTGCGCTGTTCAAACTGGCGATGATGATCCGTCTGGCGCGCGCAGGCACCCGCGAGATTATGCTGACCGATACGATAAAATTCGCCCGCGCTGCGGGACTGTCGGAAGGGACGATCCTGCGACGTCACCTGCTCAAGCTGATCTCGATTCCGATCATTACCGTCTTCGGGCTGGAGCTTGGATCGACGCTCGCTTTTGCTGTAGTGACCGAGACAATTTTTTCGTGGCCCGGCGTGGGCAAATTGATAATCGACAGCATTGCCGTTCTGGACCGCCCCGTGATGGTTGCCTATCTCATACTGGTGGCTTTTTTGTTTGTGACCATTAACTTCGTGATCGATCTGGTGTTTGCCCTGATTGATCCCCGCGTGCGAAAAGGAGCCTCAGCATGA
- a CDS encoding ABC transporter ATP-binding protein, with protein MNPPVLSVKNLATHFFTRAGVVKAVDDVSFDLAEGEIMGLVGESGSGKTVTGFSLLGLVDAPGRIVEGSVKLNGTELTTLSGPELRKRRGREISMIFQDPIATLNPMLTIGQQMQMAIDAHERLSKRAAMSRAAEFLTQVGIPSAQARLRSYPHEFSGGMRQRVAIAIALLHRPAVLVADEPTTALDVSIQAQILFQMRDLAAQTGTAMIWISHDLAVVSSLASKLAVMYAGRIVEQGPTAKLLRDPRHPYTAGLIASLPSMAKPGTPLTQIRGTTPSLLSLPEGCPFAPRCDYRTDACAQKPDMTLSEGRGWRCFHPTGQDVGIPA; from the coding sequence ATGAACCCACCTGTCCTGAGTGTGAAAAATCTGGCGACGCATTTCTTCACCCGTGCCGGTGTGGTCAAGGCGGTCGATGACGTCTCGTTTGATCTGGCCGAAGGCGAGATTATGGGGTTGGTGGGCGAAAGTGGGTCGGGCAAAACCGTTACGGGGTTCTCTCTGTTGGGCTTGGTCGATGCGCCCGGGCGAATTGTTGAAGGATCGGTCAAACTTAACGGAACCGAGCTGACGACCCTGTCCGGCCCCGAATTGCGCAAGCGCAGAGGCCGCGAAATTTCGATGATTTTTCAGGATCCGATTGCAACGCTTAACCCCATGCTAACCATTGGACAGCAAATGCAAATGGCCATTGATGCACACGAACGACTGAGCAAACGCGCAGCCATGTCGCGTGCCGCAGAGTTCTTGACCCAAGTGGGAATACCTTCGGCACAGGCACGACTGCGGTCCTATCCGCATGAATTTTCAGGCGGTATGCGCCAGCGCGTGGCGATTGCCATTGCTCTTCTCCACCGCCCCGCGGTTCTGGTTGCGGATGAACCTACGACCGCGCTCGACGTTTCTATTCAGGCGCAGATCCTGTTCCAGATGCGGGATCTAGCGGCGCAAACTGGTACTGCGATGATCTGGATCAGTCACGATCTGGCTGTGGTGTCGAGTTTGGCAAGCAAGCTGGCCGTAATGTATGCTGGCCGGATCGTCGAGCAGGGACCGACTGCCAAGTTGCTACGCGATCCTCGTCATCCCTATACGGCAGGGTTGATTGCCTCACTACCGTCTATGGCCAAGCCCGGCACCCCGCTCACCCAGATCAGGGGTACTACGCCCTCGCTATTGTCTCTACCCGAAGGCTGCCCGTTTGCGCCGCGCTGTGATTACCGTACCGATGCTTGTGCGCAAAAGCCTGACATGACCCTGTCGGAGGGGCGGGGCTGGCGGTGCTTCCACCCAACCGGCCAAGATGTAGGTATTCCCGCATGA
- a CDS encoding ABC transporter substrate-binding protein, giving the protein MKNRNFLAPMAFALGLAAAGAASAQTLTMGVRGGPESMDPHFSALGSHAEAAKHIFDTLVWSGTDLQIEPGLATSWTAVDDDTWEFKLREGVKFHDGSDFDAEDVKFSIERIPVVTGPTTTAIYVRRVASVDIIDPYTVHINTDGQAATLPNDFIRLFIVSSEAAADYSTPETAAEGFNSGAATTGTGPYKYVSWEPNGDLVLERNDDYWRGMGAWEKVIRKEIPNDSSRLAALKAGQVDVINYVSSVDYLALERDNSIDAIIGDSVYVMNLQLDQRVDTPLVRAKDGSKLPENPFRDLKVRQAIDYAIDRETMVEVVLEGLGKPANQMMPAGFFGSSDKIPMPEYNPTKAKELLAEAGYPDGFEVDLYCTGDRLPGDAAICQGLGQMLTQAGIKANVNAISKTVYFPAQARLEYSMFMNGWGTLTGEASYTVGSLAHSNDPEAKLGAFNRIEYKNEEVDALMQAGATMMDPDQRRAAYEEAMEKVMADKAYISLVQLQTVWGAKAGMLDFETRFDEDTLAFFMTPAQ; this is encoded by the coding sequence ATGAAAAACCGGAATTTCCTTGCCCCGATGGCGTTCGCGCTGGGTCTGGCTGCGGCGGGTGCTGCATCTGCCCAGACGCTGACCATGGGCGTACGCGGCGGGCCTGAATCGATGGACCCGCATTTCTCTGCCCTCGGCTCCCATGCCGAAGCGGCCAAGCACATTTTTGATACCCTCGTCTGGTCTGGCACCGATTTGCAGATCGAGCCGGGACTGGCCACAAGCTGGACCGCGGTGGATGACGACACATGGGAGTTCAAGCTGCGCGAAGGCGTCAAGTTTCACGATGGATCGGATTTCGATGCGGAAGACGTCAAGTTTTCGATCGAGCGTATTCCGGTTGTGACCGGACCAACCACCACGGCGATCTATGTGCGCCGCGTGGCCAGTGTCGATATCATCGACCCCTACACCGTCCACATCAACACGGACGGTCAGGCGGCAACGCTACCCAATGACTTCATACGCTTGTTCATCGTATCTTCCGAGGCAGCGGCCGATTATTCCACGCCTGAAACAGCCGCCGAAGGCTTTAACTCCGGCGCGGCCACAACCGGCACCGGCCCCTATAAATATGTCAGCTGGGAGCCGAACGGCGATCTGGTTCTTGAGCGGAACGACGATTACTGGCGCGGAATGGGCGCGTGGGAGAAAGTGATCCGTAAAGAGATCCCCAACGACAGCTCGCGACTTGCGGCGCTCAAAGCGGGTCAGGTTGATGTGATCAACTACGTCTCCTCCGTGGATTATCTGGCGCTCGAGCGTGACAACAGCATTGATGCCATCATCGGCGACAGTGTCTATGTCATGAACCTGCAACTCGACCAGCGTGTCGATACGCCGCTTGTGCGTGCAAAAGACGGCTCCAAATTGCCTGAGAATCCGTTCCGCGACCTCAAGGTGCGTCAGGCGATCGACTATGCAATTGACCGCGAAACAATGGTCGAAGTGGTCTTGGAAGGTCTTGGTAAGCCCGCCAACCAGATGATGCCGGCGGGTTTCTTTGGGTCCAGCGATAAAATTCCGATGCCGGAATATAACCCCACCAAAGCCAAGGAACTGCTGGCCGAAGCGGGCTATCCCGATGGTTTCGAGGTGGATTTGTACTGTACCGGTGACCGTCTGCCGGGCGATGCTGCCATCTGCCAGGGTCTGGGTCAGATGCTGACACAGGCAGGGATCAAGGCAAATGTTAACGCCATCTCCAAGACCGTCTATTTCCCCGCTCAGGCGCGGCTGGAATACTCCATGTTCATGAACGGTTGGGGCACCCTGACGGGTGAGGCTTCCTACACCGTAGGCAGTCTGGCTCACTCCAACGACCCGGAGGCGAAGCTGGGCGCATTCAACCGTATCGAATATAAAAACGAGGAGGTTGATGCCCTGATGCAGGCGGGTGCCACGATGATGGACCCCGACCAACGCCGCGCTGCTTATGAGGAAGCCATGGAGAAAGTAATGGCAGACAAAGCCTATATCTCGCTGGTGCAGTTGCAGACTGTCTGGGGTGCAAAGGCGGGAATGCTCGACTTCGAGACCCGCTTTGACGAAGATACGCTGGCGTTTTTCATGACGCCTGCCCAATAA
- a CDS encoding TRAP transporter permease — translation MNTLPKSRLVSGFWLLLAAGLVGYHLTLIFSGLVPNLVSRPLHMAFILPFVLILGASSRAGLVSGTVLTVLGVGAALWIALNNDMLGDQYGFLEGDFQKLIAITLLVVTLETARRAIGWPLPIVAGLALLYGLYGQYIPGQFGHSGTPLSSFLGTLTIAEGGIWGSLTGVSVGVVSIFVIFGAVLNAGEAGQGFMNVAAAAAGRLKGGAAKVSVISSALFGSISGSASANVASTGAITLPAMTKLGYPKRLSAAVEAVASSGGQIMPPLMGAGAFVMVELTGVPYTSIMAAAILPAFLYFLAVWVGINAYASRYDLKGVDEADRPARRDVIITSLFFLVPFSVLLWAMFGAKFTPEYSAALAILAGALLLFINADLKSNRDQIIDRFTSAVLNAARQVSMIAAIILCASIIIGVLSITGLGVKITSLILEGSGGLLWPSLLLTALACLILGMEVPTTAAYVICVSVAGPALTQLGLEPLQAHLFVFWFALLSTITPPVCGAVFIAAGMIGENWLKVALTAMALGIGLYIIPLGMIANPDMLRLAEAPVAALIAMIRVAVGLTLVSYGLIGARKIVPTVLMVLAGLLVVFSGLVI, via the coding sequence ATGAATACTCTTCCCAAAAGTCGCCTGGTTTCCGGGTTCTGGCTCCTGCTGGCCGCTGGTCTGGTCGGCTATCACCTCACCCTCATCTTCTCGGGGTTGGTGCCCAATCTGGTTAGCCGTCCATTGCACATGGCATTCATCCTGCCCTTCGTGCTGATCCTTGGTGCCAGCAGTCGCGCCGGCCTTGTCAGCGGGACCGTGCTGACAGTGCTAGGGGTAGGGGCGGCTCTCTGGATTGCGCTCAACAACGATATGCTGGGCGATCAGTACGGTTTCCTAGAGGGAGATTTCCAGAAACTCATCGCGATAACACTGCTGGTTGTTACACTCGAAACAGCGCGCCGTGCAATCGGCTGGCCCTTGCCCATCGTTGCGGGGCTGGCATTGCTCTACGGACTTTATGGCCAATATATTCCGGGTCAGTTTGGCCATTCCGGCACACCGCTGAGCAGCTTTCTGGGCACGCTCACGATCGCTGAGGGTGGGATTTGGGGCTCGCTTACAGGCGTTTCTGTAGGCGTGGTGTCAATTTTCGTGATCTTCGGCGCGGTCCTCAATGCGGGCGAGGCTGGGCAGGGCTTTATGAACGTAGCCGCCGCTGCTGCGGGCAGGCTCAAAGGGGGCGCTGCAAAGGTCTCGGTAATATCCTCCGCGCTTTTCGGGTCAATCTCCGGTTCGGCCTCCGCGAACGTTGCCTCGACAGGAGCGATTACACTGCCCGCGATGACAAAGCTTGGCTATCCCAAGCGCCTGTCGGCAGCAGTTGAGGCTGTCGCCTCTTCGGGCGGGCAGATCATGCCGCCGCTGATGGGGGCGGGGGCCTTCGTCATGGTCGAGCTGACAGGCGTGCCCTATACGTCGATCATGGCGGCGGCGATCCTGCCAGCATTTTTGTATTTTCTTGCGGTTTGGGTTGGCATCAATGCTTATGCCAGCCGCTATGACCTGAAAGGAGTGGATGAGGCTGACCGCCCCGCACGGCGGGATGTGATCATCACCTCTTTGTTCTTTCTGGTTCCGTTCTCTGTTCTTCTCTGGGCGATGTTCGGTGCGAAATTTACGCCGGAATATTCCGCCGCACTGGCGATCCTCGCAGGGGCACTGTTGCTGTTCATCAATGCCGATCTGAAAAGTAACCGCGATCAGATCATTGACCGTTTCACCAGTGCCGTATTGAACGCGGCCCGGCAGGTCTCGATGATTGCGGCGATCATTCTGTGCGCTTCTATTATTATCGGGGTGCTTTCCATCACGGGCCTGGGGGTAAAGATCACCTCGCTCATTCTTGAGGGTTCGGGCGGGTTGCTTTGGCCATCACTTTTGCTCACCGCATTGGCCTGTCTGATCCTCGGTATGGAAGTGCCGACGACTGCTGCCTACGTTATTTGTGTCTCGGTCGCGGGCCCCGCACTGACGCAACTGGGGTTGGAGCCCTTGCAGGCGCATTTGTTTGTGTTCTGGTTTGCGCTGTTGTCCACGATCACACCGCCGGTGTGTGGCGCTGTATTTATTGCGGCGGGGATGATCGGTGAAAACTGGCTCAAGGTGGCGCTCACGGCGATGGCGCTGGGCATTGGTCTGTATATCATTCCACTGGGCATGATTGCGAACCCGGACATGTTGCGCCTGGCGGAGGCCCCTGTGGCGGCCCTCATTGCGATGATCCGGGTGGCAGTGGGACTGACACTGGTGTCTTATGGCCTGATTGGGGCCCGCAAGATCGTCCCTACCGTGTTGATGGTGTTGGCCGGCCTCTTGGTCGTTTTCTCAGGACTGGTGATTTAA